A window from Catalinimonas alkaloidigena encodes these proteins:
- a CDS encoding gluconate 2-dehydrogenase subunit 3 family protein has protein sequence MERREALRRVTYLMGGTLSAPALTYLLSGCDPKKSTETAEQAEEGFLNDQQQAIVAETAELIIPTTSTPGAKAAGVPAFIVMMLEECYPQADRDSFKAGLKDMEKRSKDKFDKEFMEATPEQQAEVLKEMAAASVQEATPGAAEGTEDQGRPFFRLMKELTLLGYFTSEIGATQALAYVPVPGRFDGCMPMEEGQKTWAL, from the coding sequence TTGGAAAGACGAGAAGCCCTGCGCCGGGTGACTTACCTGATGGGAGGCACCCTTTCCGCTCCGGCCCTGACGTATCTGCTGAGCGGGTGCGATCCCAAAAAGAGCACGGAGACCGCGGAACAAGCTGAAGAAGGTTTTCTGAACGACCAACAGCAGGCCATTGTGGCCGAAACCGCCGAACTGATTATCCCCACCACCAGCACGCCCGGTGCCAAAGCCGCAGGCGTTCCGGCGTTTATCGTCATGATGCTGGAAGAGTGCTATCCACAGGCGGACCGCGATAGCTTCAAAGCTGGCCTGAAAGACATGGAAAAGCGCAGCAAGGACAAATTCGACAAAGAGTTTATGGAGGCGACTCCTGAACAACAAGCCGAAGTGCTGAAAGAAATGGCGGCTGCGTCAGTACAGGAAGCCACGCCCGGGGCAGCAGAAGGAACCGAAGACCAGGGGCGTCCTTTCTTCCGCCTGATGAAAGAACTAACGTTGCTGGGATATTTTACCTCCGAAATCGGGGCGACGCAGGCGTTGGCCTACGTGCCGGTGCCGGGGCGCTTCGACGGCTGCATGCCGATGGAAGAAGGTCAGAAAACCTGGGCACTGTAA
- a CDS encoding o-succinylbenzoate synthase, producing MRITCTYLPYQLRFRFEAGTSRGVLTEKKTWLIRLTVEAFPGREGWGECGPLRGLSPDDRPDFEARLHEICQNLSAVTYDPNNEAALLDALVPSEFPSIRFGLESALADWRNGGVRRIFDNAFSRGDAGLPINGLIWMGSAAFMREQMEQKLASGYNCLKMKIGAIDFEAECALLEEIRKNYSPDQITLRVDANGAFAPDQALARLQRLAQYELHSIEQPIRAGQVAEMAKLCAETPLPIALDEELIGVYGREAKARLLDQVRPQYVILKPTLVGGFRACREWIELAEARQIGWWITSALESNIGLNAIAQFTDEYDIHLPQGLGTGQLYHNNVQAPLTILQGFLHYDPQGTWQFPTAGPMPPA from the coding sequence ATGCGTATTACCTGTACCTACCTTCCGTATCAACTGCGTTTCCGCTTCGAGGCGGGCACTTCGCGGGGAGTTCTCACCGAGAAGAAAACGTGGTTGATCCGCCTTACGGTCGAGGCGTTTCCCGGCCGCGAAGGCTGGGGCGAATGCGGTCCCCTGCGCGGGTTAAGCCCTGACGACCGTCCCGATTTCGAAGCGCGGTTGCATGAGATCTGCCAGAACCTCAGCGCGGTGACGTACGATCCGAACAACGAGGCCGCCCTGTTGGATGCCCTGGTACCGTCCGAATTTCCATCGATTCGCTTTGGTCTGGAGTCGGCGCTGGCCGATTGGCGGAACGGAGGAGTACGCCGGATCTTCGACAATGCCTTCAGCCGGGGTGACGCGGGGCTGCCCATCAACGGGTTGATCTGGATGGGGAGTGCGGCGTTTATGCGGGAACAAATGGAACAGAAGCTGGCGTCGGGGTACAACTGCCTGAAAATGAAAATCGGTGCGATCGATTTCGAGGCGGAATGTGCGTTGCTGGAAGAAATCCGGAAAAACTATTCGCCCGATCAGATTACCCTGCGCGTAGATGCCAACGGGGCCTTTGCACCCGACCAGGCACTGGCGCGACTGCAACGGTTGGCACAGTATGAGCTGCACTCGATCGAACAGCCCATCCGCGCCGGCCAAGTAGCTGAAATGGCGAAGCTCTGCGCCGAAACGCCGCTGCCCATCGCGCTTGATGAAGAACTGATCGGCGTTTACGGTCGTGAGGCAAAAGCGCGGCTGCTGGACCAGGTTCGCCCGCAATACGTCATCCTGAAACCTACTTTGGTGGGGGGCTTCCGGGCCTGCCGGGAGTGGATCGAACTGGCCGAAGCACGACAAATCGGCTGGTGGATTACGTCGGCGCTGGAATCGAACATCGGTCTGAACGCCATTGCCCAGTTTACGGACGAATACGACATTCATCTGCCCCAGGGTCTGGGTACCGGGCAACTCTACCACAACAACGTGCAAGCCCCGCTGACCATCCTCCAGGGATTTTTGCATTATGATCCGCAGGGTACGTGGCAGTTCCCCACGGCCGGGCCCATGCCTCCTGCCTGA
- a CDS encoding patatin-like phospholipase family protein has translation MKIGIALSGGGARGIAHLGVLKALEENGIRPHMITGTSAGALAGAFYAAGLSPEQILSIITQTSFLRALRPATNLRGLLRIDLIQAVFRRQMPVDTFEELNTKLIVATTDLTYGELVYFSSGELLRPVTASTCIPGLFAPIEINGHCLIDGGVLNNMPVEPLVGHSDFIIGVHTNCYPERPEIRSLRSTMERAFQLAINDNVRERIPLCNLFIEPPELSKFTIFDLKRAQEIFDIGYEYTKSLPALEMIGRRLAS, from the coding sequence ATGAAGATTGGCATTGCTTTGTCAGGCGGAGGAGCGCGGGGAATCGCTCATCTGGGCGTCCTGAAAGCGCTGGAGGAAAATGGCATTCGCCCCCACATGATCACCGGTACCAGCGCGGGTGCTTTGGCCGGTGCCTTTTATGCTGCAGGTCTGAGCCCCGAACAGATTCTGAGCATCATTACGCAAACGTCGTTTCTGCGCGCGCTCCGACCGGCCACCAACTTGCGCGGCTTGTTGAGAATTGACCTGATTCAGGCGGTTTTTCGTCGGCAGATGCCGGTGGATACGTTCGAAGAGCTGAACACAAAACTGATCGTCGCCACGACCGACCTTACCTACGGGGAGCTGGTCTACTTTTCGTCGGGAGAGTTGCTACGCCCGGTGACGGCCTCTACCTGCATTCCCGGGCTTTTCGCGCCCATCGAAATCAACGGCCATTGCCTGATCGACGGCGGTGTGTTGAACAATATGCCCGTCGAACCTCTGGTCGGTCACAGCGATTTTATCATCGGCGTGCATACCAACTGTTACCCGGAGCGCCCCGAGATCCGGTCGTTACGCTCCACCATGGAACGGGCGTTTCAACTGGCGATCAACGACAATGTGCGCGAGCGGATTCCCTTGTGTAATTTATTCATCGAACCGCCTGAGCTCTCGAAGTTTACAATTTTCGATCTGAAACGGGCGCAGGAAATCTTCGACATCGGCTACGAGTACACCAAAAGCCTGCCTGCCCTCGAAATGATTGGCCGCCGACTGGCGTCGTAA
- a CDS encoding acetyl-CoA carboxylase carboxyltransferase subunit alpha, translated as MLLDFEKPIVELESKLADMKRLADENGVDVSEAVRTLEERINQLKRNTYTNLTRWQRVQLSRHPDRPYTLDYIEAIADRFIELHGDRTVGDDKAMVGGLADIEGQTVMVIGHQKGHNTKQRQYRNFGMANPEGYRKALRLMKMAEKFNKPIVTFIDTPGAYPGVEAEERGQGEAIARNLREMFMLRVPVICIVIGEGASGGALGIAIGDRVFMLENTWYSVISPENCSTILWRSWEYKEQAAETMKLTASDMLEFGLIDGILDEPLGGAHTDPVLMKTVVKEAILQQIEELSQIPTDELIHQRIEKFTHMGVVLESAPKVTGS; from the coding sequence ATGCTGTTAGATTTTGAAAAGCCGATCGTGGAGTTGGAGTCTAAGCTGGCCGATATGAAGCGCCTGGCGGACGAAAACGGAGTTGACGTAAGCGAAGCGGTGCGAACGCTGGAAGAGCGGATCAACCAACTAAAACGCAACACTTACACCAATTTGACGCGCTGGCAGCGCGTACAATTGTCGCGTCACCCGGACCGACCCTATACCCTGGATTACATCGAAGCCATTGCCGATCGGTTCATCGAACTGCACGGCGACCGTACGGTAGGCGACGACAAAGCCATGGTCGGGGGCCTGGCCGACATCGAAGGACAAACCGTAATGGTGATCGGCCATCAGAAAGGGCACAACACCAAACAACGCCAGTACCGCAACTTCGGCATGGCGAACCCGGAAGGATACCGGAAGGCCCTCCGCCTCATGAAAATGGCGGAAAAGTTCAACAAGCCGATCGTTACGTTTATCGATACCCCCGGCGCTTATCCGGGTGTAGAGGCTGAAGAACGTGGCCAGGGTGAAGCCATCGCCCGTAACCTGCGGGAAATGTTCATGCTGCGCGTGCCCGTGATTTGCATCGTGATTGGCGAAGGTGCCTCGGGTGGTGCCTTGGGCATTGCTATTGGCGACCGCGTATTCATGTTGGAAAACACTTGGTATTCTGTCATTTCGCCCGAAAACTGCTCGACCATTCTGTGGAGGAGCTGGGAATACAAAGAGCAAGCGGCCGAAACGATGAAACTGACAGCCAGCGACATGCTGGAATTCGGTTTGATCGACGGCATTCTGGACGAACCTCTTGGCGGCGCGCACACCGATCCGGTGTTGATGAAAACCGTGGTGAAAGAGGCTATTCTCCAGCAGATCGAAGAGCTATCGCAGATTCCGACGGATGAGCTGATCCACCAGCGCATCGAAAAATTCACCCACATGGGCGTTGTCCTGGAATCGGCTCCGAAAGTGACCGGCTCTTAA
- a CDS encoding T9SS type A sorting domain-containing protein has protein sequence MKLLGFFIGIIGLIQVVNGQSISHQVVASVGGSAVVQDFGLDWTVGEVAVETKDPERFTLTQGFHQPRLTITSLTGPMRSVWSVKVYPNPTLDFLILEGPETGTRIQLEWTDLLGRRIDHLPSEISSLPARLDLSQLAGGQYLLRLSAPNRQVYSTYKIQKLN, from the coding sequence ATGAAACTATTAGGATTTTTTATTGGCATTATCGGGCTTATTCAGGTTGTAAACGGACAATCGATCTCGCACCAGGTGGTGGCTTCCGTAGGAGGCAGCGCCGTCGTTCAGGACTTTGGCCTGGACTGGACCGTGGGCGAAGTTGCCGTGGAAACGAAGGACCCGGAGCGCTTTACGCTCACCCAGGGGTTTCACCAACCGCGCCTGACCATCACGAGCCTGACCGGACCGATGCGGAGTGTCTGGAGCGTGAAAGTCTACCCGAATCCTACGCTTGATTTTCTGATTCTGGAAGGCCCCGAAACGGGCACCCGCATTCAACTGGAATGGACCGACTTGCTTGGTCGCCGCATCGATCATCTCCCCAGCGAAATTAGTTCCCTCCCTGCCCGGCTCGACCTGAGCCAATTAGCGGGTGGACAGTACCTGTTGCGCCTCTCTGCTCCGAATCGCCAGGTTTACTCCACCTACAAAATCCAGAAGTTAAACTAA
- a CDS encoding nuclear transport factor 2 family protein, whose product MRAPLLYACFCTLLLSHALCAQANRTAQDEVLDVVDQLFEAMQKGDSTMARTVFTKNARAFSVVTQAGQPVLQEGSIDAFIKAIGTPHKEVWNERVWDIEVRIDGALATVWERYAFYLDDRLHHCGTDAFQLFRGPDGWKIFHIADTRQEQGCTDPPTR is encoded by the coding sequence ATGCGCGCACCTCTTCTCTATGCCTGTTTCTGTACTCTTCTTTTGAGTCATGCGCTCTGCGCGCAGGCCAACCGCACGGCACAGGACGAGGTCCTCGACGTTGTGGATCAGCTTTTCGAGGCCATGCAGAAGGGAGATAGCACCATGGCCCGGACCGTTTTTACAAAAAATGCACGGGCGTTCTCGGTGGTGACCCAGGCGGGCCAGCCGGTGTTGCAGGAGGGGTCCATCGACGCTTTTATCAAAGCGATCGGCACCCCACACAAAGAAGTGTGGAACGAACGCGTGTGGGACATCGAGGTACGGATCGACGGCGCGCTCGCGACCGTGTGGGAACGCTACGCCTTTTACTTAGACGATCGCCTGCACCACTGTGGCACGGATGCGTTTCAGTTGTTTCGCGGGCCCGACGGCTGGAAGATTTTCCACATTGCCGATACGCGTCAGGAGCAGGGATGCACCGACCCGCCGACCCGTTAG
- a CDS encoding HAD family hydrolase has product MPNASLPLGVIFDMDGVIVNNLAYHLDSWDQFLQHHRIDIQRDEILPRINGRTAKDIFEDLFGRTMSDEEVATLSDQKEGAYRELYRPHLALSDGLQELLDALRAQQVPMAVGTSAPPDNVVFTLDGLQVRKYFKGVTDASQVTKGKPHPEVYLNSAKIAGVEPRFCVVIEDAKAGVEAALNAGMSVVAITSTHRADELGTPHLLIDSFRELTVEKLRELVAARNA; this is encoded by the coding sequence ATGCCGAATGCTTCTCTGCCGCTGGGCGTCATTTTCGATATGGATGGCGTGATCGTCAACAACTTAGCGTACCACCTCGACTCGTGGGACCAGTTTTTACAACACCATCGCATCGACATCCAGCGGGACGAAATTCTGCCTCGCATCAACGGTCGCACCGCAAAAGACATTTTCGAGGATCTGTTCGGGCGCACCATGTCGGACGAAGAAGTGGCCACGTTGTCGGACCAGAAAGAAGGCGCTTACCGGGAACTGTACCGGCCGCACCTGGCCCTTTCCGACGGATTACAGGAATTGCTGGACGCCCTGCGGGCACAACAGGTACCGATGGCCGTAGGCACTTCAGCCCCGCCCGACAACGTGGTGTTTACGCTGGACGGTTTGCAGGTGCGTAAGTATTTCAAAGGCGTGACCGACGCCTCTCAGGTTACCAAAGGCAAGCCCCACCCCGAAGTGTACCTGAATTCGGCGAAGATCGCGGGCGTGGAGCCGCGTTTCTGCGTGGTGATCGAAGACGCTAAAGCCGGTGTCGAGGCCGCGCTGAACGCCGGAATGTCGGTCGTGGCCATCACATCGACGCACCGCGCCGACGAATTAGGCACCCCCCATCTGTTGATCGACAGTTTCCGGGAACTGACCGTGGAAAAGCTGCGGGAGTTGGTCGCGGCTCGCAACGCTTAG
- a CDS encoding gluconate 2-dehydrogenase subunit 3 family protein: MSHKIDRRTSLKYLGAASLAGGLTFIGCDPADKNASTADSTEAMHGHEHAAGDGEMKLSEEDQALMKERFFDDHEMATVTVLANLILPADDRSGNAEEAGVPEFIEFMMKDQPHYQTSMRGGLRWLDVQCMKRFETSFAECTAAQQTEMLDDIAYPEEAKPEMSQGVRFFNQFRDFVATGFFTSKMGIDDLQYIGNRPTVWKGSPPEVLEQLGVSYDMVSEYTFVN, from the coding sequence ATGAGTCATAAAATAGATCGTCGTACGTCTCTGAAATACCTCGGCGCAGCGTCGCTGGCGGGTGGCCTGACGTTTATCGGTTGCGACCCGGCCGACAAAAATGCCTCGACGGCAGATTCGACCGAGGCCATGCACGGGCACGAACACGCCGCCGGAGACGGGGAGATGAAGCTCAGCGAAGAAGATCAGGCCCTGATGAAGGAGCGGTTCTTCGACGACCACGAGATGGCGACTGTAACCGTACTGGCCAACCTGATTCTTCCGGCCGACGACCGCTCGGGCAATGCCGAAGAAGCGGGCGTGCCTGAATTCATCGAGTTCATGATGAAAGACCAGCCGCACTACCAGACCAGCATGCGGGGCGGTTTGCGTTGGCTCGACGTGCAGTGCATGAAGCGGTTTGAGACGTCGTTTGCGGAATGTACCGCGGCGCAACAGACCGAAATGCTGGACGACATTGCGTATCCGGAAGAGGCCAAACCGGAGATGAGCCAGGGCGTTCGCTTCTTCAACCAGTTTCGCGATTTTGTAGCCACCGGCTTTTTTACGAGCAAGATGGGCATCGACGACTTGCAGTACATCGGCAATCGGCCGACCGTCTGGAAAGGCAGTCCGCCCGAAGTGCTCGAACAGCTGGGCGTGAGCTACGACATGGTCAGCGAGTATACGTTTGTGAACTGA
- a CDS encoding GMC family oxidoreductase yields the protein MQIKENPTTFDVCVVGSGAGGGMAAKVLTESGAKVVIIEAGPLFDSSKGDMFKWPYQSPRRGAPTHRPFGEFDAAFGGWEIDGEPYTTVGDTQFDWFRSRMLGGRTNHWGRISLRFGPDDFRKRSIDGLGDDWPVTFEDIKPYYDKVDKLVGVFGVNFPKELGLTNEPDGVFLPPPKPRAYELLVKQACDQLDIPVVPSRMSILTQPHNGRAACHYCSQCNRGCSTHSNFSSPSVLIPPAQKTGNLTIIPNSMAREVLTDSEGQATGVSYVSKEDGQEYAVRAKIVVLAASACETARLMLNSKSSRHPNGIGNSSGMVGKYLMDSTGASLGGLVPRMMNGIAYNEDGVGGMHMYMPWWKNNLRDKLDFPRGYHIEFGGGRRMPGYGFMGGLQNYNAYIFNDKDESQLPTRRAGGYGKQLKDDYRRFYGAQIGFAGRGEPVAREDNYCEIDPHVVDQWGIPVLRFHYKWSDYEVKQAKHMVDTFEEIIETMGGKVLGKKPGEDEKYGLATPGRIIHEVGVVRMGNDPKKAPVNKFCQSHDVKNLFVADGASFVTNPDKNATWTILALSMRTAEYIVDQRKKGNI from the coding sequence ATGCAAATCAAAGAAAATCCCACCACCTTCGATGTCTGCGTGGTTGGTTCCGGTGCGGGCGGCGGCATGGCTGCCAAGGTCCTGACCGAGAGTGGTGCCAAAGTCGTCATCATCGAGGCTGGTCCGCTGTTCGATTCTTCCAAAGGCGACATGTTCAAGTGGCCGTACCAGTCGCCCCGCCGTGGCGCGCCTACACACCGGCCTTTCGGAGAATTTGATGCCGCGTTTGGCGGGTGGGAGATTGACGGAGAGCCTTACACCACCGTGGGCGACACCCAATTCGACTGGTTCCGTTCGCGGATGCTGGGCGGTCGTACCAACCACTGGGGGCGCATTTCGCTACGCTTCGGGCCGGACGACTTCCGCAAGCGTAGCATCGACGGCCTGGGCGACGACTGGCCCGTGACGTTTGAAGACATCAAACCTTATTATGATAAGGTCGATAAACTGGTGGGCGTGTTCGGCGTTAATTTTCCGAAAGAGCTGGGCCTGACCAACGAGCCCGACGGCGTGTTTCTGCCGCCGCCCAAGCCCCGAGCCTACGAACTCCTGGTCAAACAGGCGTGCGACCAACTCGATATTCCCGTTGTGCCGTCGCGCATGTCGATCCTGACGCAGCCCCATAACGGCCGCGCGGCCTGCCACTACTGTTCGCAATGCAACCGGGGGTGCTCGACCCACTCTAACTTTTCGTCGCCCTCCGTGCTGATTCCGCCGGCGCAGAAAACCGGTAACCTGACCATCATTCCCAACAGCATGGCCCGCGAAGTGCTGACCGACAGCGAAGGCCAGGCCACGGGCGTTTCGTACGTCAGCAAAGAAGACGGGCAAGAATACGCGGTGCGCGCGAAAATCGTGGTGCTGGCGGCTTCGGCCTGCGAAACGGCACGTCTCATGCTCAATTCCAAATCGAGCCGCCATCCGAACGGCATCGGGAATTCGAGCGGGATGGTCGGAAAATACCTGATGGATTCGACGGGCGCCTCGCTGGGCGGGCTGGTGCCGCGCATGATGAACGGCATTGCCTACAACGAAGACGGTGTCGGCGGTATGCACATGTACATGCCGTGGTGGAAAAACAACCTGCGCGACAAGCTGGACTTTCCGCGCGGGTACCACATCGAATTCGGGGGCGGTCGCCGCATGCCAGGCTACGGCTTTATGGGAGGCTTGCAGAATTACAACGCGTACATTTTCAACGACAAAGACGAGAGTCAACTGCCGACGCGCCGGGCGGGCGGCTACGGCAAGCAGCTCAAAGACGACTACCGCCGCTTCTACGGCGCGCAGATCGGCTTTGCGGGCCGGGGCGAGCCAGTAGCGCGGGAAGACAACTATTGCGAGATCGACCCGCACGTGGTCGATCAGTGGGGCATTCCGGTGCTGCGGTTCCACTACAAATGGAGCGATTACGAAGTCAAGCAGGCCAAGCATATGGTCGATACGTTCGAAGAGATCATCGAAACGATGGGCGGCAAAGTGCTGGGCAAAAAACCGGGCGAAGACGAGAAATACGGACTGGCCACGCCGGGGCGCATCATCCACGAAGTGGGCGTGGTGCGGATGGGCAACGACCCCAAGAAAGCGCCGGTCAACAAGTTTTGTCAGTCGCACGACGTAAAGAATCTGTTCGTGGCCGACGGTGCGTCGTTTGTCACCAACCCCGACAAAAACGCGACCTGGACCATCTTGGCGCTTTCGATGCGCACGGCCGAATACATTGTCGATCAACGGAAAAAAGGAAACATCTAA
- a CDS encoding sensor histidine kinase has protein sequence MTLATPRQKYSRRIQLVFPILVWLAIFSFPLAFQGPAFRLPLFLTLRYLLIASLLCGLYYLNVHVLIPRLLFQRKVLVYSLALVGCVVVILAADFLLHYFLMDHPQLGMQRPNFPNTNGMGGNALPPRPEFNRGRPPAGPFFRIPTFRLYPFFASLVVLSVSTSLMTIRKWLRDEEKQDQLEKENLASELAFLKTQINPHFFFNTLNNISVLTELDPALAQKAIHQLSRMMRYVLYETEKSQVTLQQEIDFLRHYIDLMRLRLTDDVTVEFTFQMQNGQLLLAPLLFIPLVENAFKHGVSYQQPCNIRIELTQDQNAIVFRTLNRVFRREDPLEDRSGIGLSNVRRRLNLLYPERHTFQMEEVNSQFAVEIKLFL, from the coding sequence ATGACTCTCGCTACGCCCCGGCAAAAATATTCGCGACGCATTCAGTTGGTATTTCCCATCCTGGTCTGGCTCGCCATTTTTTCCTTTCCGCTGGCGTTTCAGGGTCCGGCGTTTCGCCTCCCCCTCTTCCTGACGCTCCGGTATCTGCTGATCGCGTCACTGCTCTGCGGCCTCTACTATCTGAACGTTCACGTGCTGATCCCGCGGCTTCTGTTCCAGCGGAAGGTGCTGGTCTACAGCCTGGCGTTGGTAGGTTGTGTGGTGGTTATTTTAGCGGCCGATTTTCTGCTGCACTATTTTCTGATGGACCATCCGCAGTTGGGCATGCAGCGCCCTAACTTCCCCAATACCAACGGGATGGGTGGCAATGCCCTCCCTCCCCGGCCGGAGTTCAACCGGGGCCGCCCGCCCGCCGGGCCGTTCTTCCGCATTCCTACGTTCCGGCTCTATCCGTTTTTTGCTTCGCTGGTGGTGTTGAGCGTCAGCACCAGCCTGATGACCATCCGCAAGTGGTTACGCGACGAAGAAAAACAGGACCAACTAGAGAAAGAAAACCTGGCCTCGGAACTGGCCTTCCTGAAGACCCAGATCAACCCACACTTCTTTTTCAATACGCTGAACAACATCAGCGTGCTGACCGAACTAGACCCCGCGCTGGCGCAAAAAGCCATCCACCAGCTCTCGCGGATGATGCGGTACGTACTGTACGAAACCGAAAAATCGCAGGTCACGCTGCAACAGGAAATCGATTTTCTGCGCCACTACATCGACCTGATGCGCCTCCGACTGACCGACGACGTAACCGTGGAGTTTACGTTCCAGATGCAGAACGGGCAACTTCTGCTGGCCCCACTGCTGTTTATTCCGTTGGTCGAAAATGCCTTTAAACACGGCGTAAGCTACCAGCAACCCTGCAACATCCGGATCGAGCTGACCCAAGACCAAAACGCCATCGTTTTTCGTACGTTGAACCGGGTATTCCGGCGCGAAGATCCGCTGGAAGATCGCTCCGGCATTGGCCTGAGCAACGTACGCCGCCGACTCAACCTGCTTTATCCTGAACGCCATACCTTCCAGATGGAAGAGGTCAATTCTCAATTCGCTGTCGAAATCAAACTATTTCTCTGA
- a CDS encoding LytR/AlgR family response regulator transcription factor, translating to MNIRCLAVDDEPLALKQMAHYIERVPFLTLVGTARNATEALQRLSEHPIDLIFLDIQMPDLNGIQLMKSLQNGPKVIFTTAYEKYALEGFRLDALQYLLKPFSFEEFLKAATKAHEYFEMREKAKGTTTLAPDALFVKADYKLVRIPFQDIICIEGLKDYVKIHTPEPRPILSLLSLRSLEEKLPDDRFMRVHRSFIVALDRIETINKNQIAIGKLSIPIGDLYKENLFAYIDRRLP from the coding sequence ATGAACATCCGCTGCTTGGCCGTTGACGACGAGCCGCTTGCCCTAAAACAAATGGCGCACTACATCGAGCGCGTTCCTTTCCTGACCCTGGTGGGCACGGCCAGAAACGCGACGGAGGCACTGCAACGGTTGAGCGAGCATCCCATCGACCTGATTTTCCTTGACATTCAGATGCCCGACTTAAACGGGATTCAGTTGATGAAGTCGTTGCAAAACGGCCCCAAGGTCATTTTCACCACGGCCTACGAGAAGTACGCCCTGGAAGGGTTTCGCCTCGATGCGTTGCAATACCTGCTCAAACCCTTTTCGTTCGAAGAGTTTCTGAAAGCCGCGACCAAGGCACACGAGTACTTCGAAATGCGGGAGAAAGCCAAAGGCACCACCACGCTTGCGCCGGATGCGCTCTTTGTCAAGGCCGACTACAAACTGGTACGGATTCCGTTTCAGGACATCATCTGCATTGAGGGCCTCAAGGATTACGTCAAGATCCACACCCCCGAGCCCCGCCCCATCCTGTCGTTGCTTAGCTTGCGCAGCCTGGAAGAAAAACTCCCCGACGACCGATTCATGCGCGTACACCGCTCGTTTATCGTGGCCCTCGACCGCATTGAAACCATCAACAAGAACCAGATTGCCATCGGCAAGCTCTCGATTCCCATTGGCGACCTTTATAAGGAAAACCTGTTTGCGTACATCGACCGGCGTCTGCCGTAA
- a CDS encoding T9SS type A sorting domain-containing protein — translation MRKFFPILLFGTCVGVQAQSLGPTLLAPAGGVSTDGAFTLSWSVGEPVVETFSTPEITLTQGFHQANLVISKVDRHPEAFQVQVFPNPTSDQVTLELAQKPGQYVVCKLLDVQGRTLLTERITQDQQQLDLRALSAGTYILMLLTPEREQPVATYKIQKVK, via the coding sequence ATGAGAAAATTTTTTCCGATTCTTTTGTTCGGCACCTGTGTAGGAGTACAGGCGCAGTCGCTCGGACCGACACTTCTCGCCCCGGCCGGAGGGGTCTCGACCGACGGCGCGTTTACGCTCAGTTGGTCTGTCGGCGAGCCTGTCGTTGAAACTTTTTCGACACCGGAAATAACCCTTACCCAAGGGTTTCATCAGGCTAATTTGGTCATCAGCAAGGTCGACCGACATCCGGAGGCATTTCAGGTCCAGGTCTTTCCGAATCCTACCAGCGATCAGGTCACCTTGGAGCTGGCACAGAAGCCCGGGCAGTACGTGGTCTGTAAACTGCTCGATGTGCAGGGGCGTACCCTCCTGACCGAGCGCATCACGCAAGACCAACAGCAGCTTGACCTGCGTGCATTGTCGGCCGGCACCTACATCTTGATGCTCCTGACGCCGGAGCGTGAGCAGCCCGTCGCTACGTACAAAATCCAAAAAGTGAAATAA